GGGTCGGCCGGCTTTTCCAGAGTGAAATAGGTTTTCAGTCTCCGCCGCAGCTCCTCGGTTGCCGGCAGGGGGAAATTTGAGAGCAGGCGATGGGTTGGTAAAATGGCCAGGCCGGGGCTTGACATGCTGGAAAAATAACTCATGACGTAATCCCAGGGCCGGTTGTGATCCTGGTTGTCGGGATGGGCGGCATTCATTTCCTGCTGGTAAAGCAAGGCGGTTTCATAGCGATGGTGGCCGTCGGCGATAAAAATTTCCCGGTCTTGAAGATGCTTCTGGGCGGCGGCGATGGCCTTTTTGTCGGTAATGCGCCAGAGCCGCCGCGTGACGCCCTCATCGTCCGTGAAGGTCAGCATGGGTTCGGCGGAACGCGCCTGTTGCAGGGTCTTTTCCAGGGTGTTGCGCTCGTCTTCGTAGAGGGTGAAAATCTGGCTGAAGTTGGCCCGGCAATGGCGGGTCAGTTGCAGGCGGTCTTCCTTGGGGGCGCGCATGGTTTTTTCATGGGGGCGCACCGTGTTTTTTCCCGCTTCAAGTTTAAAGCGGCCGATAAAGCCCCGCCGGCAGTAGTTTTTGCCCAGAGCAGTGAATTCCTCTTCGAGGTCGTAAAGCGCCGGTGTGGTATCGCTGATCAGAATTTTGTCGGCCAGCCATTGCCTGAAGGTGGTCGCGGCGTCGGCGAATTCACTCTCGGGGCGACTGCCGCCCATCTCCTGGGCCGCCTTGCCGAGAATCAGGCGGATGATATTGTAGGGGTTGCGCTTTTCGAGAGCGGATTTGCCGGCGGCAGTGATGACGTCATAGGGCGGCGCCGTTACCGCCGCCATGTCGTCGATCAGTTCAGGATTGTAAAAGATGCCGTTGAAAGCCTCGATCTGGGGCATGGAAATTCTCCGGTTGTGTCTGAAGGTTTGAGTTGATCTCGTTTTTATTTCAATTCAGGCCGTTGCGATTTCAGCCACCCAGAATATCCAGGGCTCCGACCACGAAAAGAATAATGCTGACATAGCCGTTGACCGTGAAAAAGGCGGTGTCGATGCGGCTGAGGTCGTCCGGGCTTAAAAGCTCGTGTTCATAATGAAGCAGGGCGGCAACCACCAGCAGAGCGCAAAAGAAAAGCCAGTCCAGTGCCGGCGTTATGAGAAAGATAACAAACAGGGCCCCGAGCATGAGCAGGTGCAGCTTGCGCGCCAGTGTCAGCGTGGCTGCGACGCCGATGGCGGCGGGGATTGATTTGAGCCCGACGCTTTGGTCGAAGTCGATATCCTGCAGAGCGTAAAGCAGATCAAAACCGCTGACCCAGCAGCCGACCGCCAGCCCCAGAATCAGCGGGGTCGGGGCGAGGGCGCCGGTCACCGCGATCCAGGCGCCGAGAGGAGCCAGGGCCAGGCAGAAGCCAAGAATGTAATGGGTGTGGGGGGTAAAACGTTTTGCCAGGGAGTAGGAGGTCAGAATTATGATAATGTAGGGCGCCAGGTGCAGGCAGAGCGGATTGAGGGCGGCGGCGGCCAGAATGAAAACCAGATAACTGAGCATGGTCAGCCACAGAACCTGGCGGATGGTAATCAGGCCGGCGGGCAGGGCGCGGTCGCGGGTGCGGGGGTTTTTCGCGTCAAAGCCGGCATCCAGCAGGCGATTGGCGCCCATGGCTCCGGTTCGGGCGCCGGCCATGGCGACGATAATCCAGAAGATCTTCCAGATTCCCGGCAGGCCGTCAGCCGCCAGCATGGCGGCCAAAAGAGCAAAAGGCAGGGCGAAAATCGTATGAGAGAACTTGACCATTTCCAGAAAAGTGCGTATCTGAGGCTTGGTTTCTTTGCGGACGGCTTGCTTTTCCATGTTCTTTGTCCTCAAAAAAAAGAATTGTAATGATTCGGTCCCGGGTCTGGGGAAAATGGGTTGTTCCGGGGTCGTTGGCTTAAGACCTGGATTCCCCGGATGACCTGATGGGCTGAATAGTTACAAAAGGGATTTGCCTTTTTGGTTCAGCCGTGCGGGCCGGAATCGGTTACTGTCCGGGACTTGTCCGGTCTTGACGACCGAGCCCCTTTACTCTATTTGGCGTGATGTTGCAAGGGCTGTTTTGCCTGGCCGGGGTTCATCGTCCGGGTTTTCAGTCTTGAGATATTATCGTTTTACGGTTGCTTGCAGGTCGGGAGTTGATGATGGCGGATTTGGCGGTTTCAATGGGGGATCCGGCCGGGGTCGGACCCGAGGTCACGGTTCGGGCCCTGGCGCGGCAGACACCGGAACAGCGTCGGGAGATTGTGGTGGTGGGCGAAGCGGCTTGGTTGCGCCGGGTTGCCGAGCGGCTCGGCGGCGCCGCCCGAAGCCTGGTTTTTGCTGAAACTGGAGGCGGCGAAGCGGATTTAGGCGCCGGGGGTTCGGCTGAGATTGTCAGGGTCAGCAATCCTCTGGCCCGGGCGCTGCCGGCGCTGCTTTTGGGGCTTGATCACGCGGCTTTCGGCGAGGCTTCGTTTCGCTACGTCGAACGTGGAGTGGAACTGGTGCGTCAGGGCCGTTGCCGCGCTCTGACCACCGCTCCGATTTCAAAACATGCCTGGCATCTGGCCGGTCATAATTATCCCGGGCATACCGAACTGCTGGGCGAGCTGGCCGGGGTCGCGGCTGTCGGCATGATGTTCTGGGGCCGTCGGCTGAAGGTTCTGCTGGCGACGACTCATATTCCCCTGGCCCGGGTGGCGGAGGCCCTGACCCCTGATCTGCTGCGCGACAAGGTGCTGATGCTGCATGCTTTCATGGGGAAAATCGGAATGGCCGGGGAGATCGGGGTGGCGGCCTTGAATCCGCATGCCGGCGAACGGGGGGCCTTCGGCGATGAGGATGATCGTCTCTTGCGTCCGGTGTTGGCGGAGCTGCGGCGCGAAGGAGTGCCGGTGTCCGGTCCGGTGCCGGCGGACACGCTTTTTTATCAAGCCTTGCAGGGGCGCTATGCGGTGGTGGTCGCGCTCTATCATGATCAGGGGCTGGCGCCGTTCAAGATGCTCCATTTCCATGACGGGGTGAATCTGTCTCTGGGTTTGCCTTTTTTCAGGACTTCCGCTGATCATGGTACGGCGTTTGATATTTCTCGTGATTTTATCGCCGACAGTCGCAGTATGGAAGAGGCGCTGGATCTGGCCCGCAGATTGTCAAGTAATTATTAAAATATTTTGTTTTAGCATTATTATAAATCCGTTTTGCCGGGCGCATGAAAAGCTTGACAGTGGTTTTTTTTTCGGCTATAACGCTTGCCGTGTAACTTTTTTTTAAGCTGCTGTTTGTTTGTGGCAGGCGCCACTTCGCAGTATTTTTTATTCAGGGTTTGATGCGGCGGGCAAGGGGGCTCGGATGATGGTTAAAAGGGAAAAATCAAATTATATAATTCAGGCCGTGGTGCACGCCCTGTCATTGCTTGAAGAATTCAGCGGGGATGTCGACGAACTTGGGGTCACTGAGCTCAGTAAGCGCCTTAAACTGCATAAAAACAACGTGTTTCGTTTGTTGGCGACGCTGGAGGAAAAGGGTTATATCGAGCAGAATAAAATCACCGAAAATTATCGTCTGGGCATCAAAAGTCTGGAGTTGGGGCAGACCTTTATTCGGCAGATGGGGGTTCTGCGTCAGGCCCATCCGGTGATGGAAAAGCTTTGCAAGGATTTACGCGAGAACGTTTATGTCGGGGTGATCCGCAATCATAATGTGGTTTATCTGGACGTGGTTGAGTCGGATCAGGCGGTGCGGGTGGTTTCCCGGGTCGGCTCGCAGCTGCCGGTCTGGTGTTCCGCCATCGGCAAGGCGCAGGTCGCCTCGATGAATGCCGGAGAACTGGAAAAGATTCTGCCTCCGGTCAAGAACTGGGAGGCCTGTACGCCCAAATCAATTCGGGACAAGGATGCTTTTTTTAGTGAACTGGAGCGGATTCAGGGGCAGGGCTACGCCATCGATGACGAGGAATATGATCATGACGTCAAATGCGTCGGGGCCGCGATCCGTGACTATACTAAAAGGGTGGTGGCCGGGATCAGTGTTTCCGGGCCTTCTTTCCGGTTGACGGATGAATGCATCCAGAATAAGGTCGCGCCGGCGGTCAAACAGGCGGCGGCTGAAATTTCCCGTCGTCTCGGTTATGAAATCACCCTGCAGATCGAAGAAAAAAGCGGGCCGGCATCCGTGTGACCGCTGGCGGAGTTGCAGCTTGCAAAGCATCCTCAGGGGTGAAACTCCGAGGATGTTTTGCTGAAAATGTGTAACCCCGGTAAGGGCCGTGTCAGCAGCTCACAGTTTAGATTGGTTTGAAAAATCAAGTCAATGCAGGGTGAGGGAGCTTGTTCTCAGGCCGCAATAGCCGTTAGGGGCCGGCGGCTTGCTTCGCGTTGAGCTTATGTTTTGGTCCGGTTTCGCTGATGTTCTGAAAAAAAAGTTGTTTTTAACGCCTTGGCGGGTGCAAGTTGAATAAGCCGTCGGCCGCAGGCCATGTCTATATTCATTTACCGTTCTGTCACTCGCGTTGCTCTTATTGTTCCTTTGTCTCGGTCGCCGTTGATCGGGTTCCGGAAGCCGAATACCTGGAGGCTCTGCTGGCCGAGCTTGATTGTCGCCGCCGGCTTTTCCCCGAGCTTTTCCACCCTCTTGCCAGCCTTTATTTCGGCGGCGGTACGCCGTCGCTTTTTTCGCCCTCTTTTTTTTCCAAGATTATCGAGTATCTGAGTGAGACCCCGGGGTTTGCCGAAGACTTCGAAATTACGCTGGAAGCCAATCCCGCCGATGTCGAGCTTTGGCGGATGGAAGGCTATCGCGCTGCCGGGGTCAACCGGGTAAGTCTGGGCGTGCAGACCTTTGACGAGCGGGGTTTGAAAATCCTGGGCCGTCGGCATGATGCCGAGAGCGCGGTTCAGGCAATCTCCGTATTACGTCGGGCCGGATTCGAGAATCTGAGTTTTGACCTGATCTATGCCTGGCCGGAACAAGAAATCAGTCAGCTGGAGGTCGATCTTGAACGATTGGTTTCCCTCGCGCCCGAACATGTTTCCGCCTATGTTCTCTCGCTGGAACCGGGGACTCAAATGAAGGCCGAGGTCGCGGCGGGCCGCTTGCGGTCTTTAAGCGAAGCCGTCCAGCGGGAAATGATGGAACTGGTGAGTCGCCGCCTGGAAAGGGGAGGGCTGCGGCGGTATGAAGTTTCGAACTATGCCCGGGAGCGAAAGTTTCAGGCGCAACACAACCTGGCTTGTTGGCGGATGCGGGATTTCATCGGGCTTGGCGCCGGGGCCTGCGGTAATTGGAAAGGCCGCCGTCATCAGGATTCGTGGGCCGAGCACTATTGCAATCTGGCCGATCCTTTTTTGTATATGGAAAAGCTCGCCGCCTGGCGTCGGGCCGCGGCGGCGGGTTTAGGTTTTCGACCCGAGGACCGGCTTTGGTCGGCGGTCGGCCGGGAGAGTTCCTGGAGCGAGACCGAAACCGTGGACCGCGAGGTTTCTTTTTCGGAAAGTCTGATGATGGGTCTGCGCCTGCGTCAGGGGGTTGAACTGGCTGAGCTTAAGGACGAGTTTGGCTGCGAATTGGTAGCCGACCTGCTGTCGCGGGCCCGTCCGCTCGAGTTGGAAGGTCTGCTGGCCCGCGACCGGCATGCTCTTAAAATAACCGACCAGGGTCTTTTTTTAAGTGACTCTATCCTGGCATTTCTGTTATGAAGATGGGGCTGAAGAGTTGCATTTCAGATAAAATTTCAGACGGAGAGATATAGGCATGAGCGCAAACGCCCGGCAGGCAATGACGGAATTTAAGGTAGACACGGAAAATCTTTATCGGGAAGAAAGCGTGACCGATCTCAAGGTCGCCTCGATCAGGGTTCTGATCCCGATTCACCCCGACGGCAGAGATGAGCTCGATCGCGACCGGGTCTATGTCGGCAGCACCCAGTTGATGTCGCCCGAAGGCCCGATACCGCTGCAGGCGCCGCTGCCCGCGGAGACTCTGGAGGAGGCGATGGCGGTTTTTCCCGAGGCGATGGCGGTTTTTCCCGAGGCGATGCGCCGGGCCCTGAACGACATGGTCGAAAAAAATCAAGGAAATGCAACAACAGCAGAAAATGCAGAGTATGGAAAAATCACGGATTATCATTCCCGGTCGCTGAGTCGGCCGCCGCTGAAAAATTTGGTCGGGTAAAAAATTGGCCGCCGATTAATCGTTGGGCTGAGTTGTGGTGCCGGATTGATAAGGCCGGTTGTCTCGCGTCGTTGGCGGAGGGGGCTGGAGGAAATTTATGAAAATCGCCAACCGTCTGAGTTCCCTGGTGGGAGCGACCCCGCTTTTGCGCCTTGATTTTTTAAGCCGCGAGAGCGGCGCGGAAGTGGTCGCCAAACTGGAGGCTTTTAACCCGCTTTCCAGTATCAAGGATCGGCTTGCGGTCGCCATGATTGATGCCGCCGAGGCGGACGGCGAATTGCTTCCCGGCGGTCTGATTATCGAGCCGACCAGTGGTAACACGGGTGTCGGCCTGGCCTTTGTCGCCGCCGAACGGGGTTATGGCCTGCTGCTGACCATGCCGGAGACGATGAGCCTGGAACGGCGCCGCTTGTTGTGGGCCTTGGGGGCGAAGCTGGTTCTGACTCCCGGTCCTGAAGGTATGAAAGGGGCCATCGCCGAAGCTTGTCGGTTGCAAGGGCAGAACCCCGGCAGCTTCATGCCGCAGCAATTTACCAACCCCGCCAATCCTGAATGCCATCGCCGAACCACCGCGCTTGAAATCTGGCGTGATTGCGGCGGCCGGATCGATTTTCTGGTGGCCGGGGTCGGAACCGGCGGGACGATTACCGGGTGCGGCGAGGTGCTTAAGGAAAAAAAGCCCGGGCTTAGGGTGATCGCGGTCGAGCCGGCGGAGTCGGCCGTGCTCTCCGGAGGCGAGCCCGGACCGCATCGCATTCAGGGGATCGGAGCCGGTTTCGTGCCGCCGGTGCTGAATCCGGCGGTCGTCGATGAAATCGTTAAAATATCCAGTGACGAAGCCGCCGCCATGACGCGCCGCTTGGCGACCGGCATGGGGCTGTTGGTCGGCATTTCCTCCGGCGCCGCCGCCTGCGCCGCCCTGAAAATCGCCGGCCGTCCCGAAAGCCGGGGGAAAATGATAATTGTGATCTTTCCCGACAGCGGCGAGCGCTATCTTTCCGGCGAGCTTTTCGCAAACGGCGCGGGCAAGGATGAAGGCCGTTCGATGAGTCGTCACGTGGTTCAGGGTGACAATCTTTGTCACCCTGACTGACAAATCATGTCGCCTGGGGCCGTGAATGCGGTTTCGATAACGAGAGTCTGCTTTTTGTTTTGGCTTTGCAATGCAGGCTAAGGGGCTGTTTTCCTTGAGCAGAAAAAATTTTTCCGCTTTTTTACCTGAAAAGGTTGCCGTGGTATCAACCTTGCTGTATAGTAATGCAAAAGCAGTGGTATGAAGTGAGCGCTGACTGCTTGAACAAAAAGAATTTTGTTGGTCGGTTATTCATGTTCTAAAGGAATGTTTTTTTTAACCCGTAGATCTTTTAAGCAACGTTTGAAAAGGAGCAAAGTCATGAAGAAGACACGTAAGAACAACCAAGGTTTCACGCTTATCGAATTAATGATCGTCGTCGCCATCATCGGTATTCTGGCCGCCGTGGCGATCCCCATGTACAAAAACTATATTCAGAAGGCCAGGGTCGCGAGCACGGTAATTCCCACGATCCATGCAGTGCAGACCAATATCGCCGCTTACTATGCGACGCACGATGGCGAGTTGCCGACAGCAGATACTTTGCTTACGGCCTTTATCAAGGATGCCGACACTTCGGCGGTCGACTGGAATACCGCTAAAACCAGTGGTGCTACTTATCAGTTCACGGTGAATACTCTCTCCAGCGCTGTCGGAGACATCGCCAAAGCATACGGTACTACTTTGACGGCTACTCCTACGACCTCCGATGAGAAAATTACCGGATGGAAGCTGGGCGGCGCTTTTGGCGATGCCGTTGGACTCAAGTAAACTTTAAATCACATTTATTGACAAAAAAGGGATGCGGTGGCGTCCCTTTTTTGTTGGCACTCACCGATGTCGTTCCCGAGGCCAGAGCAATTTACCTGGACTGATTTGTTATGAAAAGAGATAGCCTGTATTGTCGGAGCGGTATTTTCTCGGGTCTTGCCCGTGAATCATTCCTGTTCTACGCAATCGCGTTCATCATCCTGCCGATCATGGCTTTTTCGGCCTATTCTAACACTTTCAATTCACCTCTGATTCTCGATGATTATCATAGTTTTATTGACGAACCTAAAATTTATATAGATACCTTTGACCGGAATTCACTGCTTAAATTGTCGGAGACCAAGTTTGGCCTAAAGCGCTATCTTCCCTTGCTAACATTTTCTCTAGATCATCTGCGTGGTCGGGGTCGTTTGTCCGTGTATCACTTTACGAACTTGACCATCCATATTTTCGCATATTTAATGCTTTTATTTCTGATCAGTACATTGTTTAAAGTATTTTCCATTGATAGTCCAAAACAAACCAAGATCCCTAACCTCGATATTCTCATTGTTTTCGTCTCCGGTATGTGGCTGTTATGTCCTGTGCAGACCAATGCCGTAACTTATGTTGTCCAGCGCATGACGGCTTTGATGAGTTTGTTTTATTTTTTGTCCGTGGCGGCGTATCTTTTTGCCCGCATCGACCTGGAAAAAAGACAAAAAACAAGCTTGAAATCCATGCTGTTTTTCGCGGTTTCCCTGATGTCGGCCGTTATGGCGTTCTTAAGTAAAGAAAATTCGGCGATGTTGCCGCTGATGTTGTTTGTATCAGAGTTGCTTTTTTTTCGCTCCACAAGAAGGAAATTAAGAACCTGGCTTGGCAACCGGAGAATTATGGTAGTCTTGAGTTTGGTCTCGGTTCTTGTTTTTGTGTTTGGGTACAAATTTCTTTTGCCCGGCATTCTCGATGGTTACGCCAGTCGTCATTTCTCATGGTCGGAGAGACTGATGACTGAAGCCCGGGTCGTGGTCACCTATTTTTCCCTTCTCTTACTGCCCCTGCCGTCTCGTTTAAATCTTGAGCATGATGTAATTGTTTCAACCGGAATATTCTCTCCACCGACTACCTTTTTTTCCATCATTTTTATTGTGGGCATGGTCTCGGCCGCATACTGGATGCCGGAACGGCAAACATTGCTGAAATTTGGTTTGGCTTGGTTTTTTATGAATCTTGTAATCGAGTCAAGCATCGTACCTCTTGAACTGATGTTTGAGCATCGCTTATATCTTCCTTCTGTGGGAATCTTTATCATTCTGGGCATTACGGTTTTTAGTCTGATCAAAAAAATTCGCGGAAATCTATCGGATGATAAGGTCAGAAAAATTCTGATTTCAATTGTTCTTCTGGTTTTTTCAGGTTTAACTTTGTTAACTTATCAACGTAATGTCGATTGGCGCAGTTCGGTTTCAATTTATCGTGATTGTGCTGAAAAAGCCCCCTTGAAAGCGAGAAATTACGCCGGGTTATCCAAGGCTTACAGTTCTGAAGGAAAGTATGAGGAGGCGATAGCGGCCGCTGAACAGGCGATCAGTCTTTCCCGGAAAAACTACGAGGAATACTGGGCTGCGGCATGTAATCTGCTGGCGGCTGAAATATCGGTAAACGGTTATCTCGGTGCAATTGCAAGAGGAGAAGCTCTGCTTGCCGGCGCCCCCAAGGAGGCAAAAAGAGATGCGTTGCCCTTTTTCCTTGGTAATCTAGGCATAGCCTATTTCAAGGTAGGAGAATACGAGAAAGCCATTTCCACGCTAAATGATTCTTTGCGATATTCATTGTTATTTAAAGACCAGTCCGCGACAGTCAAGACCATGGCGCGTTTATTTCTGGCCCATAAGAAACTTTTTGAAGAAAATAAGCAAATCAGTTCTAACCAAGAGTTTGAAAAATGTGCTAATGAATATGCAAGTTTAAAGCTGACAGACGTATTGATTGAATGTTGTGAGTTTGAGCGGGCTTTGAATGTCTGTCGCGCCGGCCTGAGTGCTAATGGTGAAAATTCTCAATTGAAAGCCAGGCTGGAAAACATAGAAAAAACCATTGCATCCAATAATCTGCAGAAAGATAAGGGAACCTTGCAGGAAAAATATTTTTTTAAGGCTTGGCACAGCTCTTCTCATTTTATGATGGGACTGATTTATTTTTTACAAAAATATAATTTCTCCTTGGATCCTTTGCTGGCGTATTGCTTTCACAACCTGGAGGAAAAAGATGTTTTTCCCGTAGACTTTAACTTACTGTATTCCTGGTATTTCTTTAAAAAAAACGACTATCTCACGGCCTTACAAAAAATAGAGGCGGCTTTATCCCTGGATCCATTTTATGCCCAGTTATGGGTTAATAAAGGAATGTATCTGCTGGCGATGGGTGAGCGGGATAAAGCCGGCCGGTCCCTCAAGAGAGCCTTGGAGCTTTTTCCGGCTTATCCTCAAAAAAATAAGGTTCTGGCCATGATACAGCTGGTTGATAGTGATGGTGAAGTAAGGTTCTGAGGTCTTGTTGTTTTTTAGCTCGGCCCTGTTTTTTATGGTGCATTTTTCTGGATTAATGTGGTTGCGGAGGGGAAAAATGAGTGAGAACAAAGCAGTTGATGGTTTTACCCTGGTTGAGTTGATGATTACCGTCGCTATCCTGGCCGTGTTGGCGGCCGTCGCCATTCCGTTGTATGCAAACTATGTCGACCGCGCCAAGCAGGCGGATGCGATTATCGGCCTGAAAGCGGCGCAGATGGCCCAGGAACAATTTTTCAGCGAGAATGGTGTTTATTCGAATACGATTGATATCCTGCCGGGTTTTGCCGATGCGTCGGTAAATAACTCCTATGTCAAGGGTGAATATACGCTCAGTGCGAACGCCACCACAGCGCCATCCTTTTCGATTGTGGCGGTCAGGGTTGTCGGTGGCGCGACCGATCGCTGGACGATCAGTCATACCAATATCGACCCGGTCTGTGATACCTCGGTGGCAGGGATTAAGGGGTATTCGGTTTTCAGATGGATCTTTGATTGAGGTCTTTTGCGCTTGAAATTGTCTGCGATAATACCGGCGGGCTGAGTTACTTTATAGAGGGATGTGAAAATCAATGGTGCAAGAGGCGGTGAAGGTTGCGGTTGTCGGCAGTGGTTACTGGGGGCGGAACCTGGTGCGTAATTTTTATCAATTGGGGGTTTTGGCTGCAGTCTGTGACAGAAGTCCTGAAAGTCTGCAATCTGTCAAACACAGTTTTCCGGAAGTTTTAGTCACCTCGTCATATGATCAGATTCTGTCTGATTCCTTTATTTCCGCTATCGCGATTGCCACCCCGGCGGAAATGCATTACCCGATGGTTTGTAAGGCCCTGGCTGCGGGCAAGGATGTTTTTGTAGAAAAACCTCTCAGTCTGACCGCCGACTATGGTGAAGATCTGGTTCGCAGAGCCTCGGCAGCTAAGGCCATCCTAATGGTCGGGCATTTGCTTTGGTATCATCCGGCCGTGCTTAAAATTAAAGAGATGATAGATGCCGGTTTACTGGGTCGTTTGCAATATATTTATTCAAACCGTCTCAACCTTGGCAAGATTCGTCGCGAGGAAAATATTTTATGGTCGTTCGCCCCGCACGACATTTCCGTAATTCTGGGGTTGGTTGGTGAAACTCCGGATCGGGTTACGGCTGGCGGTGGGAATTTTCTTAATCCCAGGCTTGCCGATGTAACTTTAAGCCAGCTGAGTTTTCCTTCTGGAGTACAGGCCCACATTTTTGTTTCCTGGCTGCACCCGTTTAAGGAACAGCGCCTGGTAGTTGTCGGTGAACGTTGCATGGTGGTTTTTAATGATACCGATCCTGATCCCGATAATAAATTGCTGCTCTATCCTCACACAATTGAATGGCGCGGGGTTGAGCCTGTACCATGTAAGGCTGCTGCGGAAAAAGTTCCTTTGCCGGCCGTAGAGCCGTTGCGTGAGGAACTCAAACATTTCCTTGCCTGTCTGGTG
This portion of the Pseudomonadota bacterium genome encodes:
- the pdxA gene encoding 4-hydroxythreonine-4-phosphate dehydrogenase PdxA, whose amino-acid sequence is MMADLAVSMGDPAGVGPEVTVRALARQTPEQRREIVVVGEAAWLRRVAERLGGAARSLVFAETGGGEADLGAGGSAEIVRVSNPLARALPALLLGLDHAAFGEASFRYVERGVELVRQGRCRALTTAPISKHAWHLAGHNYPGHTELLGELAGVAAVGMMFWGRRLKVLLATTHIPLARVAEALTPDLLRDKVLMLHAFMGKIGMAGEIGVAALNPHAGERGAFGDEDDRLLRPVLAELRREGVPVSGPVPADTLFYQALQGRYAVVVALYHDQGLAPFKMLHFHDGVNLSLGLPFFRTSADHGTAFDISRDFIADSRSMEEALDLARRLSSNY
- a CDS encoding 4-hydroxybenzoate octaprenyltransferase; translated protein: MEKQAVRKETKPQIRTFLEMVKFSHTIFALPFALLAAMLAADGLPGIWKIFWIIVAMAGARTGAMGANRLLDAGFDAKNPRTRDRALPAGLITIRQVLWLTMLSYLVFILAAAALNPLCLHLAPYIIIILTSYSLAKRFTPHTHYILGFCLALAPLGAWIAVTGALAPTPLILGLAVGCWVSGFDLLYALQDIDFDQSVGLKSIPAAIGVAATLTLARKLHLLMLGALFVIFLITPALDWLFFCALLVVAALLHYEHELLSPDDLSRIDTAFFTVNGYVSIILFVVGALDILGG
- the hemW gene encoding radical SAM family heme chaperone HemW translates to MNKPSAAGHVYIHLPFCHSRCSYCSFVSVAVDRVPEAEYLEALLAELDCRRRLFPELFHPLASLYFGGGTPSLFSPSFFSKIIEYLSETPGFAEDFEITLEANPADVELWRMEGYRAAGVNRVSLGVQTFDERGLKILGRRHDAESAVQAISVLRRAGFENLSFDLIYAWPEQEISQLEVDLERLVSLAPEHVSAYVLSLEPGTQMKAEVAAGRLRSLSEAVQREMMELVSRRLERGGLRRYEVSNYARERKFQAQHNLACWRMRDFIGLGAGACGNWKGRRHQDSWAEHYCNLADPFLYMEKLAAWRRAAAAGLGFRPEDRLWSAVGRESSWSETETVDREVSFSESLMMGLRLRQGVELAELKDEFGCELVADLLSRARPLELEGLLARDRHALKITDQGLFLSDSILAFLL
- a CDS encoding prepilin-type N-terminal cleavage/methylation domain-containing protein — translated: MKKTRKNNQGFTLIELMIVVAIIGILAAVAIPMYKNYIQKARVASTVIPTIHAVQTNIAAYYATHDGELPTADTLLTAFIKDADTSAVDWNTAKTSGATYQFTVNTLSSAVGDIAKAYGTTLTATPTTSDEKITGWKLGGAFGDAVGLK
- a CDS encoding prepilin-type N-terminal cleavage/methylation domain-containing protein; protein product: MFFSSALFFMVHFSGLMWLRRGKMSENKAVDGFTLVELMITVAILAVLAAVAIPLYANYVDRAKQADAIIGLKAAQMAQEQFFSENGVYSNTIDILPGFADASVNNSYVKGEYTLSANATTAPSFSIVAVRVVGGATDRWTISHTNIDPVCDTSVAGIKGYSVFRWIFD
- a CDS encoding IclR family transcriptional regulator, producing MVKREKSNYIIQAVVHALSLLEEFSGDVDELGVTELSKRLKLHKNNVFRLLATLEEKGYIEQNKITENYRLGIKSLELGQTFIRQMGVLRQAHPVMEKLCKDLRENVYVGVIRNHNVVYLDVVESDQAVRVVSRVGSQLPVWCSAIGKAQVASMNAGELEKILPPVKNWEACTPKSIRDKDAFFSELERIQGQGYAIDDEEYDHDVKCVGAAIRDYTKRVVAGISVSGPSFRLTDECIQNKVAPAVKQAAAEISRRLGYEITLQIEEKSGPASV
- a CDS encoding tetratricopeptide repeat protein → MKRDSLYCRSGIFSGLARESFLFYAIAFIILPIMAFSAYSNTFNSPLILDDYHSFIDEPKIYIDTFDRNSLLKLSETKFGLKRYLPLLTFSLDHLRGRGRLSVYHFTNLTIHIFAYLMLLFLISTLFKVFSIDSPKQTKIPNLDILIVFVSGMWLLCPVQTNAVTYVVQRMTALMSLFYFLSVAAYLFARIDLEKRQKTSLKSMLFFAVSLMSAVMAFLSKENSAMLPLMLFVSELLFFRSTRRKLRTWLGNRRIMVVLSLVSVLVFVFGYKFLLPGILDGYASRHFSWSERLMTEARVVVTYFSLLLLPLPSRLNLEHDVIVSTGIFSPPTTFFSIIFIVGMVSAAYWMPERQTLLKFGLAWFFMNLVIESSIVPLELMFEHRLYLPSVGIFIILGITVFSLIKKIRGNLSDDKVRKILISIVLLVFSGLTLLTYQRNVDWRSSVSIYRDCAEKAPLKARNYAGLSKAYSSEGKYEEAIAAAEQAISLSRKNYEEYWAAACNLLAAEISVNGYLGAIARGEALLAGAPKEAKRDALPFFLGNLGIAYFKVGEYEKAISTLNDSLRYSLLFKDQSATVKTMARLFLAHKKLFEENKQISSNQEFEKCANEYASLKLTDVLIECCEFERALNVCRAGLSANGENSQLKARLENIEKTIASNNLQKDKGTLQEKYFFKAWHSSSHFMMGLIYFLQKYNFSLDPLLAYCFHNLEEKDVFPVDFNLLYSWYFFKKNDYLTALQKIEAALSLDPFYAQLWVNKGMYLLAMGERDKAGRSLKRALELFPAYPQKNKVLAMIQLVDSDGEVRF
- the cysK gene encoding cysteine synthase A produces the protein MKIANRLSSLVGATPLLRLDFLSRESGAEVVAKLEAFNPLSSIKDRLAVAMIDAAEADGELLPGGLIIEPTSGNTGVGLAFVAAERGYGLLLTMPETMSLERRRLLWALGAKLVLTPGPEGMKGAIAEACRLQGQNPGSFMPQQFTNPANPECHRRTTALEIWRDCGGRIDFLVAGVGTGGTITGCGEVLKEKKPGLRVIAVEPAESAVLSGGEPGPHRIQGIGAGFVPPVLNPAVVDEIVKISSDEAAAMTRRLATGMGLLVGISSGAAACAALKIAGRPESRGKMIIVIFPDSGERYLSGELFANGAGKDEGRSMSRHVVQGDNLCHPD
- a CDS encoding DUF1015 domain-containing protein; this encodes MPQIEAFNGIFYNPELIDDMAAVTAPPYDVITAAGKSALEKRNPYNIIRLILGKAAQEMGGSRPESEFADAATTFRQWLADKILISDTTPALYDLEEEFTALGKNYCRRGFIGRFKLEAGKNTVRPHEKTMRAPKEDRLQLTRHCRANFSQIFTLYEDERNTLEKTLQQARSAEPMLTFTDDEGVTRRLWRITDKKAIAAAQKHLQDREIFIADGHHRYETALLYQQEMNAAHPDNQDHNRPWDYVMSYFSSMSSPGLAILPTHRLLSNFPLPATEELRRRLKTYFTLEKPADPTPVTELLARLEQRGAHSSFILAAGNLEQPLLLTLKPEPAAEILGQLPRALAALDVSVLQQLVFGHILGISAADMEQQSYIRYTQDAGEALAAVARGDAQIAILLKSTLIKQVREVAREGEKMPQKSTFFYPKLASGLVINHLE